The DNA window CAGGATCAGGCAAAAAAACAGCTTTCCATCGCTGTTTACAACCATTATAAAAGACTGCTTCACGCAAAAGACGAAAACAGGTCTGTGGAGCTGGAAAAATCCAATATCATCATGATCGGGGAAACCGGTACCGGAAAAACGCTGCTGGCTAAAACCATTGCACGGGAGCTTAACGTTCCGTTCTGTATTGTGGATGCCACAATCCTTACGGAAGCAGGGTATGTGGGAGAAGATGTGGAAAGCATTCTTTCCAGGCTGCTGATGGTTGCAGATTATGATGTTGAAAAGGCAGAAAGAGGAATCGTATTCATCGATGAGATTGATAAAATTGCCAGGAAATCTGATAATCCCAGCATTACCAGGGATGTATCCGGGGAAGGAGTGCAGCAAGGTCTGCTTAAACTTTTGGAAGGAAGCATCGTTAATGTACCGCCGCAGGGTGGACGTAAGCATCCGGATCAGAAATACATCCAGGTCAATACCCAGAATATCCTGTTCATTGCCGGAGGGGCTTTTGACGGGATCAAGGAAATTATTGAGAGAAGGCTGAACAAGCAGGCGATAGGGTTCAGCTCAGAGAAGATCAATAAAACCGGTGAAGATGAATATATCCTGACCAACATCAATGCTATCGATCTCCGTTCCTTCGGGTTGATTCCTGAACTGTTAGGACGTTTCCCTATCATTACATATCTGGATAAACTGACAAAGGAAACCATGGTGCGCATTATGAAAGAGCCCAGGAATTCGATCGTGAACCAGTTTGTGGAACTTTTCAAAATGGATGATACAAAACTGGTGTTTACTGATGGTGCCATTGAGAAAATCGTAGATGAAACTATGGAGAAAGGATTAGGCGCCAGAGGGCTTAGGGGGACTACGGAAAAAGTACTTGAAGATTACATGTTTTCTATAGGCGAAGAAAAGGATATTACGCTAACTGAAGATAATATTTTCATCAATAAATAAAATAATTTTTTCAGTTTATCAAAAAAAAACATAACTTTGCCCTTGAGATATTGTATTAACACACAAATATTTATATACAATGAGAAAAAGTTTATTTGCTATTGGCCTTTTAGCAGCCAGTTATTCTGTTCAGGCGCAGAATATTTTGTGTCATGTAGACACAAACGCTAATATGTATGTAAGCAAGGGAACGCTGGTCTACAGCGGGGGAGGCATGCAGATGAAAGGAAACGGTAAGATCGAAAACCATGGTAACGTTATGGTTGCAGGATCTTCTTCCGATTCTTTCAAAACAATCGATGCTTCAAATGTTGACAAAGTTGAGAGTAACGGTGGAGACAACTTCGTTAATGTGATTAACGAACCGAATTCTTACGCAACTGTCAACACCAATTCTTCATCGGCAACACCTTCGTACACCTATGGTCAGCTTTTTATTACAGGTATTCCGCAGTCCAATATTACAGGGATTGTAGATCAGCAGTATAAAGCAGTGAGCCATGGTGCCTATCAGCAGGTGGGTATGCCTTTCTATGCAAAAACGTTATCTACATTAAATTCTGAATTGGGTAAAACCTTTTCAGGAGTACGAGGTTCCGGGAACGATATCCTCCAGTGGAACAATGATAATGTTGTATTTAATCATTTTACAAACCTTACTTACAGAATAGGTATTGATTCTCCTTTGTATGCATATTACATTCTTGGAGGAACCAATCTTGATGTAAGCGGTTCAACCAGGACATTAAAAGGACGTCCTTTTTCTGATACCAGCGGTACTTCTGTGACGTTAACCGGCGCAGGTGCCAATGTTACTTTCGGTGCAGGAGGAGGCAACGTTAACCAGTACAATGAAAAATACTGGTCATATGTTCAGGATGGATTCCATATTGCATCCGGTGGAACAGCATGGCAGGGTAATTACGGTAAAAATATCTACCAGTTTTCAAACCCTTTCCTGACAAACCTTGATCTTAGATGGATTGCTACCAATGAAAGCGCAACAACCGGAGATGGGATCAATCTGAGCAACATTCAGGCGGTTAGGTTTGAAGTAAGCGGTGTTCAATATTCCAATACCAACAATGGTGGCGGTGGTTCTGCATCGTACAAGTTTGTTTCTTTTGCAAGTAATCTGCCGGCAGGATCGCCTTCTACAGGAGGGTCTACAACTGTACCGACAGGAGACCTGGATTATCTTGTAGTACGTCCTATGAGTACTTTCGTAATCAAACTGAAGGATAATACAGCGGCTAACCAGGTATTGAATTTTAATAACCTGAGAAGATTCAATTATTTCAGCAGGGCGGCAAGTACCGATTATGGTGTGTCTGCAAGCAAGTCGAGCACTTCAACTTCAGGAACGGTAAAACAATTGGGTATTATTGGTCTTGATGCCAATGGAAATGAAGTGGCAAGAACCTATTATGTGGTTTTTCCTAACGGAACTACGGGGCACTCCAGTAATGCTCTGACTCAGATTTCTACTCCTTCAGGAAACGTTTTAGGAACCTTTGAAGAGGATCCGGCAGGAGGGTATGACAATAACTATACCAGCCAGTACTGGTTATACATCAATGAAGCCAACGAAAATAATTTTAAGGGCAAGAATATTAAGATGGTCAATTATGACCTTTCTAAAATCAAATCATATAAATTTGAGATCAGAGAGAATGCAGAATTGGTTTCCAACGGTACGCATCAGCTGTCGACAGGAATCGGGTTCTATTATAAAACTCCGAACGGAACCGCTCAGGCAGCAGTGCAGGGTGGTGTAGTGCCGGTTTCTGATGCCGTATTTGATTTATACTACGGTGAGCCTAACAGCGTTCTTGCGGTGGATAACACTTCAGTAAAACCTTCCAGAACGATGGTGGTTTATAATCCTGATGTTACCAATTATATAGTAAGATTTGATCCAAACTGGAAAAAAGCAGATATTGAAGTTTATGATATGAGTGGCAAGCTTGTTATCTCTAAAAAAGCAGTAAGTACTTCTAAGGATTTCGTTATCGAACTGGATAATGCACTTAAAAATTCTTATGTAGTTAAGATTGTGTCGGATAAGGGAGAAACTGTTAACACCAAAATCTTAAAATAAATGAAAACAATAATCAATAAACTAATATCCGCTCTTTTTCTTGTCACTGCATTGTGGATGAATGCGCAGGGAGGAGGTACTCCAAGCATGCCTAATCCGGGAGCTTCTAACCCTAATAACGGTGTTGGAGGAGTAACTCCGGGGGCACAGGCTTCACCAATCGATATGTACGTGTTGGCATTGGGAATCGTGGCAATAATGCTCATTGTATTTTTTACGAAGAGATACAAGAGCCATAAAATATAAAAATTTTATTAAAATAATATCAAACTCCCCGATTAATCGGGGAGTTTTTTTATTTTTACCGCATGAAAAAGATTTATGTATTATCAGCAATACTCCTCAGCCTCTGCTTTCAGGCACAGTTTACAGTAACGATCCAGGCTCCCGCCGACTTTCAGGATCAGGATGCTGTCCTCTATACGCTAAATGGATCTAAAGATATTATTGCAACTAAAGAACCGTCTAAAAACCATATCTGGACTTTTAAATATCCCAAACATTATATGGGAATGATGAAGGTATATCTTCCATCCAGTAACAATAGCTTTAATTTCATTTCAGAGAATAAGAATGTCAATATTACATTCACTACTGAAAAGAATAAAATTAAGGATGTCATGTACCAGGATGAATCCAATGAGTTGATGAGCCGGTTTCAGGAGAATTCACAGAAACGTCAGCTGATCCTGCCTGCACTCACCCAGATTAAGGAATATTATAAAGAAACTACGGAATTCGGGAAGGCTTTAAAAAGTGAGATCTCCAGGCTTTCTATTCAGACCGGGGATATAGATCAGTCAAAGCATCCGTTTATCTATTACTACAATACTAATTACGATAAGTTTATAGCCGAAGGGAATGCTAAGAAGGCAACCCAGGAAGAAATCATTAATTTCATTGATAAGTCCAATGATATGCTGGAAAGCTCGTCATTGCTCAGGCCTTTATTGGTTGCTTATTTAAATACAGGCGGTAACACCAATGTTGCAGGATCTGTAGATAAACTTCTTGACCGTCTTAAAGTTGAAACACCGCGCGGACAGACCGTGTTATCCGAGCTTATTGATATTTTTGATGTTTACGATATGTCTGAGCTTAAGAGCAAATACCTCAACCTTGCTAGAAACCTTAAGTGTACTATAACCGACAGGCTGGCTTCTACATTGAAATCCAATGCGAATGTAGAAATGGGGGCTGTTTTCCCGAACTATAAGTTTCAGTCGCCGGTCAATACGACTGCCAGGTCTTTATACGATGTAAAAGCAGATAAAAAGGTTATTGTTTTCTGGTCTTCTACCTGCTCACACTGTGAAAATGAGCTTCCGAAGCTGCTTGAGAAATACAATGAGCTTAAGGCTAGAAATATCCAGGTGATAGGATTCTCATTGGATGTAGACCGAGATTCGTATATGAATAAGATCAAGGCATTCCCATGGATCAATGACTCCGAACTGAAGGGATGGAACAGCAGTTTTGCAGATACCTATAATATTCATGCAACACCAACCTATTTTATTTTAGATGCTAACAATAAGATAATCAGCAAGCCAGAACATGTAGGGGATGTTTTGGAATATTTTAAGCTAAAATAATTTTGGAGGTAAGCAATTATTTTCTATATTTGCACCACCAAAACGGCGAGGTAGCTCAGTTGGTTAGAGCGCAGGATTCATAACCCTGAGGTCACGGGTTCAATTCCCGTCTTCGCTACAAAAAAACCGGAACTTATACAGTTCCGGTTTTTATTTTTTAACTCTGGTATCCCAGAAGTTTTCTCATCTGATAGAAGAATCTTTCGATAAGCCTCAGATCCTGGGTAACAATTTCTGCATTTCCGCGAAGCTCTTTATCAAACGGAAGTGTTTTGTTGTAAGAGGTGCGCAAACCTTTCGGAAGGGTTACGTCTACATAATAATTGCCTTTATCATCAGGAGACATGGATATATTCTGGACACGTCCTTCAATGATGCCATATTCCTGAAAGCGATAGTTATCCAGCTTGATGAGCACTTTTTCTCCGGTCTTTACCTTACCTGAGTTGACAGAAGGCACCGACATCCTGCCTACCAGCTGCTCTTTGTTTTCAGGAAGGATTGTCAGGATTGCATCTCCTGTTTTCACGAATTGGTTTTCCCCGAAAAACTGCTGAAAACTTGCCACACCGTCGGTTGAAGAAACAATAAGGTAATTCTGTTCCCATTGCTTTAAGGCTTTTCTGAGCTGCTCGAACAGTTGAAGCGTCTGGGAAGAATAGGTGATCTTATCTTTTTCAGTACTGATGGCTGTGCCGCTTTTGGTCTTGTTAAGATTGGAGATGCCTTCTTCCATCTGTGACAGAGAAATATTGATGTTTTCCAGATTCTGTTGTTCCTGGATGAACTTTATCTTTTCATTTTCCAGCTCTACCGCTGAAATAACGCCCTGGTTAAACAGATCCTGTGAACGCTGATAGCTTTTCCTGGTGAGTTCATATTTAGCCTGTTCCAGCTTTTTCTGTTGCTGAAGGGTAGCGATCCTGGCGCGGTATTCCGAAATGCTCTGATTGGCAGCCAGGTTTTCCGGGGCGTATGGCTGTAGCCTTGTAAATAAGGCTTCATCCTGAAATGCCTTTGCAAAACTGTTGTAATCACCCTGAAGTTCCCCCAGCTTAAAGTGTGAGGTTTCATGTAACGGGAATGACTGCAGCTGGCTGGGTGTTAACGAGTCAACGATCTTTTTAAGAGCCAGCACATCCTGGTAATTGGCAGTTGACTGCATAACCATTAAGATATCATTTTTACGGACTTCCTGATGGTTTTTAATGAAGATCTTCTCAATCTTGGAATTGGTCCTTGCCTCCAGCTTTTCCGGCGGATTTTGAGAGGTTACCACAACAGGGGCGGGAACAAACTCAGGATACTTGATCAGGTAGCTCATAATAAGTACCATTACCAGAATAATGAGTATAATCGTATTGCCCCACCGGATCATCCAGTGAGGGGGTTGTGTAAGAATGTCCTGTACGCTTTCAGAACGGAGTTCAATAGTATCTAAAGTATCTTTTTCCATATATAAAATGTTAAACAGAAATCCTCACTCCGAGGATTTCTGGTCAGATGCAATTACAGAGGTAATTTGTAATTACATTTTGGATCATTGTCCGGCTCAGCACCCGGAATGACTTCTCCACCCGGACAATACTGATTGCAGGGATTCCACTGCTTCGTATTATTGATGTAGCAGAAACAATTGCACGGACCGCCCGGCAGTGGCCCTGCACCATAAATGGTACTCAGATCCGGTCTTCGGATTTTTTTTAGATTTTTCATAAATATAATGTTGAATGGGTTCCAAGTAAAGTTACAAATTGAAGATTAATTTCCGAGTTCCAGCTGGTTTTTTACCAGCCTGTAGTATTCACCCCTTAAAGCCACCAATTCTGTATGGCTGCCTTCCTCTACCACCTTTCCTCTGTCCAGTACGATAATCTTGTCCGCATGTTTTACCGTTGAAAGCCTGTGGGCAATAACAATAGCCGTCTTGCCTTTGAAGAATTGCTCAAGGTTTTCCATGATGATCTTCTCGTTATTCGCATCCAGTGCGGAAGTCGCTTCATCGAAGAAGATGTACTCCGGTGACTTATAAACCGCTCTTGCAATAAACAGCCGCTGTTTTTGTCCGCCGCTCACCCCGACACCTTCATTCCCGATCTTCGTATTGTAGCTTAGCGGAAGGCCTTCAATGAACTCTTTGATGTGGGCAATGTCCACAGCTTTTCTGAGTTTCTGTTTATCCACATAATCTTCGCCAACCGCAATATTATTGGCAATCGTATCATTGAATACATATCCTTCCTGCATTACGACACCACAATGATCCCTCCAGAAACGCGGTGAAATATTTTTAAGATTGGTATTGCCGAGCCTGATGTCTCCCTGGCTGGGCTCGTAAAATTTCATCAGCAGTTTCAGCAAAGTGCTTTTTCCGCTTCCGCTGGCCCCTACAATAGCTGTGGTTTTCTGGTGAGGAATGGTCAGGTTAAGGTTTTCGAATACAAACAGGTCCGAACCTACATAACGGAAAGACATATTTTCAATTTCAATATCCTGCTGGGGAAGATCAGTGACGTACTGCTCATCCTTGCTTTCTTCATCTTCCTTATCATGGATTTCCCCGAGCCTTTCCAGAGATATTTTGGCATCCTGGAACTGTCTGATAAAGTCAATCAGCTGAAGGAGGGGACTGTTCAGTTGCCCGATAATATACTGTACAGAAAGCATCATCCCTAAGGTGAGGTTACCGCTCAGAACCAGTTTGGCGGATAGGAAACTCACCAGGATATCCTTCATCTGATTGATGAAATTTCCGCCTACCGACTGCCATTGCTCCAAGGAGAGGGATTTGATCCTGATCTTAAACAGTTTCACCTGAAGGAATTCCCAGTCCCACCGTTTTTGCTTTTCAGCATTATGCATTTTAATTTCCTGCATCCCATTGATCAGCTCTATAACTTTGCTCTGTTCCTGGGAAACCTGCGAGAATCTTTTGTAATCCAGCTCTTTTCTTCGGTTAAGGAAAAAGGTAATCCATCCTACATACGCAACAGCACCTATCAGGTATACTGCAAAAAGCCGGTAATCATACAATAACAGGACGATGCTGAAAATGATCAGGTTGACCAGAGAAAATAAAGTATTCAGTGAAGAGCTGGTCAGGAGCTGTTCGATTCTGTGGTGGTCATTGATCCTCTGCATGATATCTCCCGTCATCCGTGTATCAAAGAAACTGATCGGCAGCTTCATCAGTTTGATGAAGAAATCTGAAATGATGGAAATATTGATCCGGGCAGACAGATGAAGAAGAATCCAGCTCCGGATGACTTCAATGCCCATTCTTCCGATGAAAAGCATGATCTGGGCCAGAAGCACAAGGTAAATAAAGTTCAGGTCCTGATTCTGGATTCCGACATCCACAATACTCTGCGTAAGGAAAGGAAAGATCAGGGACAGTAAACTTCCCGCAAGCAGTCCGATGGCAAGCTGACTGACGAGCGACTTGTACTTAAGGAGGTATTTGGACAGGAAGGAAAAGCTGGCTTTGCTTTCCTTATCATCAAATTCGGTCTGGAAAAATGCAGGCGTAGTTTCCAGGATCAGGACAATTCCTTCCTCGGTCTCTTCTGTAGCATTTTCTCCGATCCATAGTTTAATGAACTCCTCACGGGTATAGGTAATAAGCCCGTAACTCGGATCTGAAATATATACTTTGTTATTTTTGTCTATTTTATAAACGACTACAAAATGATTTTTGTTCCAGTGTACGATACACGGGAACGGAACTTCCTCAGTAAGGGTTTTAAAATCAATCTGTACACCCAGCGACCTGAATCCCAGGTCTTCAGCGGCGTCACTTAGCCCCAGCAGGCTGCTGCCTTCACGGGTCGTTTCGGAAAGGTTACGGATCTGCTGCAAGGAAATACTCTTTCCATAATATTTGCTTACAATACGGAGGCAGGTCGGGCCGCAGTCTTTAGAGTCCGGCTGGCGGTAAAAAGGAAAAGATTTCAACTTCAATAATCTATCTGATTTTTTATATAAGTTGCCGTCAGGATATGGCGGCAACTTCTTTGCTTGGGCATTTTGCTTTTATGGACTGGAGTCCATATCATGCTGTTAGTCTATTGGATAATAGGTGCAAAGATAAGTACTTGCACTCGCTCCGGAAATCAGCCTGCATGCTCCGTTGGCACAACACCAGTCCGGTCCGCAGTCTCCGTCATCCGGACACATCCTGTAGCCACCTTTAATGGTTTTCAGGTCTTCTCTTGTCATTTTCTTTAGATTTTTCATAATAATTTGGTTTAGTTTTCCTACTCTGTCAGCTTTTCGGATACCGCTTTAAGTGTTCCTAAGTTAATGAATTTTAGGATAGAATGAGCTTTTTTATAAGTCTTCGTCTTCGATTAATTCACTGATAAAATAGTAGATGTCCTCGCGGTCATATTTCTCCGGGAACTGGTAACCGTTAATCAGGAAAATAGGCGTGAAATTAAGCCCCGCTTCCTTGTTTTCTATAGACATGTGAATCAGTGGAGTGAGATCTTCATGCTGCGTATCGGTACCTGCAAGAGTTTTGATTTTGCTTTCGTCCTTGGTTTTGAACCATAGGTCCACTGCCTTGATAAACTCCGTTTCAGGCTTCTGTCTGTAAATGGACATAAAATCTGATATCAGGCCGGTAAATTTATCGTTTTTCTGATCTGCCGAGTAATTAAAACGTATCTGGACGGATAGGTCATCAGGATATTGTTCTAACAGTTTTTCCAGTATGGTATGCGCATCTTTACAGAATCCGCAGTAAGGATTGGACACTACTGAAATACGAACTCTGCCATCTTTTTTCCCTACAGAGAATGTTTCCTGATCACTGAACTGTATTTTTTCACTCTCTGTGAGTTCCCTTTTGAAGAGCTCGTAATTTCTTTTGAACCTCAGGTTTTTGGAATTGGATTTCTGCAGGGTTTCCTTTTCACCCAACACATTGTTAAGATAGAGAACCAGCGAGAGTACAGCGATCCATAAAGCAATGCTCAGTAAAATTATTCTGTAATCCATATAAGTATTCCCGAAGAACAGGAAACTGAGGAGTAACTGGGCTACAAGAAGAGAAATGATGATCAGGCAGACACGGCAATAGGTCTTTTCCACAAAAGCCTGGATGTATACCGAATATCCCACGGCCATCATAGATAGCAATGTAATCCCCTTGATCAGCATGGCTGTAGCCGGTAAAAAAAGGCCCATCACCAAAAGCCCTGTAAAATAAATCAGGGAGAAATCTGAAAACTTCAGGCCAAGAATGCTGGTCTTATCCTGATTAATGATTTTGTTGCATGAATTAACGTTCTGGTTAGCAGAAGTGTCTCCACAGATGCTGCTGATAACGGTTGATGTACTTCCGAATTTCTGGTTGAAAATCTCCAGTGAAATATATACGCCGGCTAAAGATATCAGGTTGAAAAGTACTTCATACCATGACTGGCTTACCACTGAATACAGGACGATAACCGCAGAAGCAATGTACAGCAGAGGTTTAATGCTGTTAACAGTCTTACTTTCCGTATTTTCATTTTTCTCGAATAAGAGTATGAAGTCTGTTGACCGTGAGTGCAACTCTGCTTTGCTCAGTGTTTTTACTTTTTCTGCATAAACAGTATACTGGTTTCCTGATTTCCTGACTAATGAAAATGAATCATCCACTATAGCAATGAATTCATCCGGAAGCTCATCCCAGTATTGTTTGTCCAGTTCATAAGCATCGTTTTTTACTCCCATGAAGTTCAGCGTGTCACTGAATGCCAGGGCAGAAGGATAATTGGGATGCGAATTGAACTGAAAAATGAATTCCTGCTTATCAAGTTTAAGGTGTTGGATGAGTTTATCGAATTGCATAGTCATATTTTCATCTAAAATACACAGATGTTTTGAAATATCAAATTTTTTCTTAATTACGTGATTTATGAAATGGGAAATTTGATCGTAAAAGGGTGAAAATTAGGAAAAAATAATATCTGATTTGATTGTAATGAGGTCTTAGCAGTTATAAATGCAATTCTATATATACGTGTAGCAAATTAATATTATTGTATCATTTAGAGATAATATAAGTTGATTTGGGCATGAAAGATAGATTGTTGGGTAGAATAGCACCTTTAATTTTTAAAAGTGATATACAATTCTATATCATTTAAAGCTTTATAATGAGAGAGTTAAGGTTTTGGAAATCTTAAAAAGTTTAAAAAATCATAAAGTTTTTATAAAAAGACAAAAAAGGTTGTAAATGTTTTTGTATTTATAAAATATGTTGTACTTTTACAACGCCTTGAATGAGGGAACAAGTCAAGGTAATAAATTTTTTTTCATCATTTGTGTTTTTAGAATCGTATCGCCTGATACGATTCTTTTTTATTTTTCATAGTTTAGGAGAAGGTCGATGAAATAAGAATAAGTGACGGAACCGTCCTGCTGATTGCTTTTAAGGAAGAGGTTATTGGTAAAGCCGAAGAAGTCATCCAGCAGGCCCTGATGTTTTCTGACAAACATTTTCTCATACATCCTGTCCCGTTTCATGGCCGGAGAATAATTCCGGATCACATATTTGACAAACTCCGGATCTTCCTGTACCACAAAATTGAGAAGGCTTTTAAGCGTAAAGTATTCCGTACTGTAGCGAAGCTCTTTATTATCGGTACGGGTTCCTATCAGGTACCCGATGAAATTGGCTTCCTGTTCCCTGGCAAAGCCAAGCTGATGGGAGCTTTCATGAGCAGAAGTAAAAGGAATAAATGTGGAAGGCAGCTGAGAATTGTATTGTGCTTCGGCAGTAAACGGATTGTAGTATCCGAGAATGCCTGTAAAGCTCATGACATTTTTAAACAGGCTGGGTTTAAAAGAATTGATCTGCGGCGCATATTTTCCTGAAATATAAACAGGAAGATTTTCCTGTTGCTTGAGAATTTCCTTTTGAACTGCTTTAAGGTCCGTGACGATAAAAATACCATTCTTATCTTCATGAACTTCCTGTCTGGTCCGTTTGCATTGATCCAGATAATGTAAGGCCAGCCTTTTGGCTTTGCCGTAATCAGGTTCCCGCTGGCTGGCCAGTTTTTTAATAATCGGAGTCTGGAAATACAGCATTCCCCAGAAGACCTGATATACAAAATACAGCAGGTTGATCAGGATCAGAAGGCTAAACAAGGATTTCCGGCGTTTCTTTTTTACCAGGCAGCCCGTAAAAAGGTAAACGAGGGCAATCCCCAGTATAATATAGAAGATATCTCCAGCGGAAAATGGGATCCATGAAAAAATTAACTGATGGATCCTCTTTTGCAGCTCAAAAAACCGGCTGAAGAAAGTGATCATTGCTTCAGACCTGGAGAACATGAAAAACAAAAGAAATTGGGCAAGTAATATACCTGCCCAAAACCTTTTTTTCTTATATATTGTTTTTATTCTAATGGCCACTGCCTTTTGAAATTTTATCTAGGTCAATACCCTGTGATTTTAAGATTCCGCTTACACGGATGGCATAGAACGCAAGATACGCAAAACATAAAACTCCTACAATATAACTTGAATGGATATCTGTTAAGTCGGCTACATACCCCTGGACAAGGCTCACGATTCCGCCGCCCATAATCATCATGATCAGCAATCCTGATCCCTGGTTCGTATGTTTGCCCAGTCCGTTGATCGCTAAGGCAAAAATACATGGCCACAGGGTAGAACAGAAAAGACCTACACTGGTAAAAGCGTATACGGAAACCATTCCGGTGGTAAACATACCGATAAGGAGTGCGACAATACCGGCAGAGGAGAAAATAAGCAGCATCCTGGCCGGGTTTCCTTTGCTCAATACATCACATACGATCATCACTACAATGATGGCTGCATACACATAGAACGGAGAAAGCTCGTGATTGGCTAAGGCGTTAACCAGTAAAAATACCCCGAAAGCCAGGTAAGGTGCCAGAAATCTCAGAATCTTTTTAAAACCTGCGCTGATATCAAATGCATCCACAGCTCCGGTCCAACGGCCGATCATCAGTGAAGCCCAGTATAATGAAATGTAAGGCGCTACATCTTTCGTATCAAAGCCTAAGTCTTTTTCCATATAGGCAGGAAGGTTACTTGCGGTAGACACTTCAACCCCTACATATAAGAAAATGGCGATCATCCCCATAATCAGCTGCGGATACTGTAATGCAGATTTCCTGTGTTCCCCCGGTACAGCATCATCCGTATTTTCCTCGATAGTGGGCGTAACGGATGGAAGGGAAGAAAATTTCAGCATAATGGCTACCAGTACAAAAGCAGCTCCCAGGATAAGGTAAGGAATCTTCACACTTTCCACACTGGCCTCCGTATTTCCTGCTGTTGCAGATCCGAAGATAGCAAAAGACACAATAAGAGGACCGATGGTTGTTCCCAGGTTATTGATTCCCCCTGCCATGGTAAGCCTTTGCGAGCCTGTTTCGGAAGGTCCTACTTCAATGGCCAGCGGATTGGCTACAATCTGCTGCAATGAAAAGCCCAGCCCTACAATGAAAAGCCCGGAAATCATCAACGGGAAAGAAGCGAGATTGGCGGCAGGATAAAAA is part of the Chryseobacterium camelliae genome and encodes:
- the clpX gene encoding ATP-dependent Clp protease ATP-binding subunit ClpX, with the protein product MNSNQCSFCGRKRNEVQMLISGQNGYICENCIEQAHAIVKDSAAGPGFSPAENISELKKPKEIKEFLDEYVIGQDQAKKQLSIAVYNHYKRLLHAKDENRSVELEKSNIIMIGETGTGKTLLAKTIARELNVPFCIVDATILTEAGYVGEDVESILSRLLMVADYDVEKAERGIVFIDEIDKIARKSDNPSITRDVSGEGVQQGLLKLLEGSIVNVPPQGGRKHPDQKYIQVNTQNILFIAGGAFDGIKEIIERRLNKQAIGFSSEKINKTGEDEYILTNINAIDLRSFGLIPELLGRFPIITYLDKLTKETMVRIMKEPRNSIVNQFVELFKMDDTKLVFTDGAIEKIVDETMEKGLGARGLRGTTEKVLEDYMFSIGEEKDITLTEDNIFINK
- a CDS encoding T9SS type A sorting domain-containing protein; translation: MRKSLFAIGLLAASYSVQAQNILCHVDTNANMYVSKGTLVYSGGGMQMKGNGKIENHGNVMVAGSSSDSFKTIDASNVDKVESNGGDNFVNVINEPNSYATVNTNSSSATPSYTYGQLFITGIPQSNITGIVDQQYKAVSHGAYQQVGMPFYAKTLSTLNSELGKTFSGVRGSGNDILQWNNDNVVFNHFTNLTYRIGIDSPLYAYYILGGTNLDVSGSTRTLKGRPFSDTSGTSVTLTGAGANVTFGAGGGNVNQYNEKYWSYVQDGFHIASGGTAWQGNYGKNIYQFSNPFLTNLDLRWIATNESATTGDGINLSNIQAVRFEVSGVQYSNTNNGGGGSASYKFVSFASNLPAGSPSTGGSTTVPTGDLDYLVVRPMSTFVIKLKDNTAANQVLNFNNLRRFNYFSRAASTDYGVSASKSSTSTSGTVKQLGIIGLDANGNEVARTYYVVFPNGTTGHSSNALTQISTPSGNVLGTFEEDPAGGYDNNYTSQYWLYINEANENNFKGKNIKMVNYDLSKIKSYKFEIRENAELVSNGTHQLSTGIGFYYKTPNGTAQAAVQGGVVPVSDAVFDLYYGEPNSVLAVDNTSVKPSRTMVVYNPDVTNYIVRFDPNWKKADIEVYDMSGKLVISKKAVSTSKDFVIELDNALKNSYVVKIVSDKGETVNTKILK
- a CDS encoding signal peptidase translates to MKTIINKLISALFLVTALWMNAQGGGTPSMPNPGASNPNNGVGGVTPGAQASPIDMYVLALGIVAIMLIVFFTKRYKSHKI
- a CDS encoding peroxiredoxin family protein, translated to MKKIYVLSAILLSLCFQAQFTVTIQAPADFQDQDAVLYTLNGSKDIIATKEPSKNHIWTFKYPKHYMGMMKVYLPSSNNSFNFISENKNVNITFTTEKNKIKDVMYQDESNELMSRFQENSQKRQLILPALTQIKEYYKETTEFGKALKSEISRLSIQTGDIDQSKHPFIYYYNTNYDKFIAEGNAKKATQEEIINFIDKSNDMLESSSLLRPLLVAYLNTGGNTNVAGSVDKLLDRLKVETPRGQTVLSELIDIFDVYDMSELKSKYLNLARNLKCTITDRLASTLKSNANVEMGAVFPNYKFQSPVNTTARSLYDVKADKKVIVFWSSTCSHCENELPKLLEKYNELKARNIQVIGFSLDVDRDSYMNKIKAFPWINDSELKGWNSSFADTYNIHATPTYFILDANNKIISKPEHVGDVLEYFKLK
- a CDS encoding HlyD family secretion protein, encoding MEKDTLDTIELRSESVQDILTQPPHWMIRWGNTIILIILVMVLIMSYLIKYPEFVPAPVVVTSQNPPEKLEARTNSKIEKIFIKNHQEVRKNDILMVMQSTANYQDVLALKKIVDSLTPSQLQSFPLHETSHFKLGELQGDYNSFAKAFQDEALFTRLQPYAPENLAANQSISEYRARIATLQQQKKLEQAKYELTRKSYQRSQDLFNQGVISAVELENEKIKFIQEQQNLENINISLSQMEEGISNLNKTKSGTAISTEKDKITYSSQTLQLFEQLRKALKQWEQNYLIVSSTDGVASFQQFFGENQFVKTGDAILTILPENKEQLVGRMSVPSVNSGKVKTGEKVLIKLDNYRFQEYGIIEGRVQNISMSPDDKGNYYVDVTLPKGLRTSYNKTLPFDKELRGNAEIVTQDLRLIERFFYQMRKLLGYQS